From one Brevibacterium sp. 'Marine' genomic stretch:
- a CDS encoding metalloregulator ArsR/SmtB family transcription factor: MASIPDSVPVNDEVEQLLLNPEDHLEAITETADLFKALATPSRLKMLLVLTHGEATVTHIVEATGLSQPLVSQHLKFLRGLHLVGVNRIGREAYYSLKDDHVAHIIVDAIAHTIEAHEH; this comes from the coding sequence ATGGCTTCCATTCCCGATTCCGTTCCCGTCAATGACGAGGTCGAGCAGCTCCTGCTCAATCCCGAGGACCATCTCGAAGCCATCACCGAGACCGCCGACCTCTTCAAGGCACTCGCCACACCCTCCCGACTGAAGATGCTGCTCGTCCTCACCCACGGCGAGGCCACGGTCACGCACATCGTCGAGGCGACCGGACTGTCCCAGCCGCTGGTGTCCCAGCACTTGAAGTTCCTCCGCGGGCTCCACCTCGTCGGCGTCAATCGAATCGGCCGCGAAGCCTACTATTCGCTCAAGGACGACCACGTCGCCCACATCATCGTCGACGCCATCGCCCACACGATCGAGGCCCACGAACACTGA